A genome region from Methanobacterium subterraneum includes the following:
- a CDS encoding STAS domain-containing protein yields the protein MEISGKTVRDVEIVFINGRLDAYNSNLVEEKLDKLIDSGKTNIVADLSGVEYISSSGLRVMLSSLKKLNAMGGNLKLSSLQPYVMEVFKIAGFTKLFQIYNDEQEATNSFN from the coding sequence ATGGAAATATCTGGAAAAACAGTGCGAGATGTGGAAATAGTGTTTATAAATGGTCGGCTGGATGCCTACAACTCAAACCTAGTTGAAGAAAAGTTAGATAAACTTATTGATTCTGGTAAGACCAATATTGTTGCGGATCTATCCGGAGTGGAATATATCAGCAGTTCCGGCCTAAGGGTGATGCTTTCATCCCTGAAAAAGTTGAATGCAATGGGAGGAAATCTAAAATTGTCATCCCTACAGCCATACGTTATGGAAGTCTTTAAAATTGCTGGTTTCACCAAACTTTTCCAGATCTACAATGATGAACAGGAAGCAACTAACAGTTTTAACTAA